The sequence below is a genomic window from Desulfobulbus oligotrophicus.
TTAAACACCCCATCCTGGCGCAGCTCTCTGATGAACCGCCCCACTGCCCGGTCAAGGGCGACAACACTGGCCATCCGCCGCGAGCCGTACCGCTCTGCCGCCTCATCGGTCACCCCATAGGGCTGGTGGGTGCCCACTGTCAGCAGGGTCAGCATCCAGGGAGCCTTCTTGTTGCGTAGTTCACGGATATAGGTACGGGCACCACGGAAAAACACGTCATCAATCGGGCCCCATTCAAAGGCAAAGGGATTGGGCTCGGTGAACCACTCACTGCCATGGACCTGCTGAAACCCGATCACCTCCATAACCTTGTCCTTTGCCATGAACTGCAGTCCGGCAGCCTGGAGATAATGGGTTGACCACCCATTGTCTGCCAGCTGGGCAGGCAGACATTCACCTGCCCGGGCAGGGTCGAGCAACAGTTCAAAGGCCTTTGGGGTATCAAAGGAGAGCTTACTGTAATCGCCGCACAGGATCGAATAAAGACCGCGGATTGTCTGGTGACTGTGCACCGAAAAGTCGGGGATAAGCATGGCCTGGGTCGTATTTTTCGCCAGGTTTTCCATGGTTAACGTATCAGACTCCACTGCCATGGCATGGCGTAATTCGGGATAATAGTAGTTAGAAACCCCTTCAAGCACCACAATGAGCACATTTTTGGCCTGCCCCTTTTCACTGAGCAAAGCCGTACCCATCAGATCAGATCGCTGCAATGTTTCAGGTAAGGTTGCCTCTTCCGAACCTTGGGTCAAATAAAATATCATCGAAGATACAGCATCTTCAGCAAACCACTGCAACCCGTTATACCGGTCGGCCACCGGCTGTTCATCATATCGACCGCCTGCCACGCCCTGGGCAAGAAACAGGCATAAGGCTGCAGCACCGACCAGGATCCCCCCCTTGAGGCGGGAACGCGGCGCAGGCCGTACAGCAACCAAAATCGGTAAAACGACCAGCGCCCCCACAACCCAGGGAGCAGAGAGCTTGAAACCGGCAACACTGGCGCCGACAAAGTCAGCATCTGTCAGATAATGCAGGTCCTGCCAGGTGGGCAACCGCTGCAGCGCTGCAAACAACTCGATGCTTGTCGCCTGAAACACACCCCACAAGATGACCAGCGGGACCCGCAACCAGGCAGGACTGCAGCGGGCAATCGCATACAGCAAAACCCCGACAGCGATGTCGGAAAGCAGACCAATGGGCCGGCTCAGACCGCTTGTTGAAAGACGGAAGAGCGCCGGTAACATACACACCGCTGTCAGAGCGACCGGTGAAAGAAATCGTACGGCTTTTTTTAACGCATTCATCATAGAAAAAGTTGATCATAAAAAAGAGGAAAACATTGAAAAGACAACAGAATAAAACCGTTGCACGAAAGACACAGGTACCATCCGGAGGTGGTTATCGTATCTCACCAATATACTGTATAATTGTAAAATAATATAGATACGGGGAGCAATAAAGCCAGACAAAAGCGAAGAACCATTGTTGTGTCAGGAGACGTTCTCACACATCAGGATATTTTTTTGCAAACGCTTTTTCAGAAAAGATTGTGCCGATCATCAGCAGTTCATCCTCAGCAGAGAGTATCATGCCGGGGTCGGGATTGATATGTAACTCGCCATCATGAAAAACAGCGATCACACTGCAACCCGTGCTCTCACGGATACCGCTGTTCAGAATACTTTTACCGACCAGCTGCGGATGGACCGGACACCGAAAGATATTCAACCCTTCAGTCACCATCAGTACTTTACCGGGTGTCAGGATATTGATGATGGTGTTGACAACGATGGAGGCATGCGACATGACCAGATCAGCGCCGGCAGCATGCAGCCCGGTGATGTTGCGGTCCGGTGTTGCCCGGCTGATGATCTGAATATCCGGCCGCAGATGTCGACAGTAGATGGTGAGATAGATGTTGACATCATCGTTGTGAGTGGTGATGAAGACGGACGGTGCGGATTCAATACCTGCCTTGATCAGGGTCTGATAATCAGCAGCACTGCCGACAATGCAGTTCTCCATATCCTCACAGATACGGGGATTCTTCTCAACCACCCGATGGGCCACCCCCTGTTCCCGCAATGTATCGGCAGCGGCCCGTCCCACCCTGCCCCCGCCGAGAATAAGAATAGGCGCTGAATTCGGGGGTTGCGACTCACCGACAAACGCACCGTAGGCGTCCAGCTGTTCGGTGGTACCAACCAGCACCAGGACTGTACTCGATTCAATTTTGGTCTCAGGATGGGGCAGAGAAAAATATCCCCGACTCCACAACCCGACAATGTTCAGACCAGTGGCCTGCCGCAGGCCGATCTCACGGATAGTGCGACCAACCAGGTGAGTGCGCATGGCCAGGGCCTCGGCAATGACCAGTTCTTCAAAACGACCGATGATGTTGGAATGGGTGCGGGCTCCCAGCGTACGACGGGCCAGTGAATGGCCGAGCATATTCATAAACTGAAAGACATGACTGCATCCGGCCAGTCGGAGAATGGCGACGGAATCGTCCATGTCGGCATTGGCAATAATCGGAACGTGCGGCGAGATCTCCCGGACCGTGTACACGATGCTGGTGTTCTTCATATCATCGTTGAGCACCACCACCATGGCGGCCCGATCGACACGGGCACGGAGATAGGTATCAGCATCATCAAGCTCGCCCACCAGCACACGATATCCCTGATCAACAAGATCAATGGCCTGCTGCACCTCTGTAACGAGAAACACATAACTGTGCCCATACTGTTTCAGGCGTTGTACAAGCGCGATGCCGATGGGATCGAAACAGGTGATGATAACGTGTTTCGTGATCTCCGCAGGTAACTGTCGGGGTATCCGCGATTTCCTCTGCGCCTCAAGCCAGGGGGCATAGAAGTACTTGATAAAGGTAAAAGGCAGCACTATCAAAAACAGGATAATGCCGGACAGCAGCACAACGATCGAAAAACATTTGCCCAAATCACTGTTAAACGTGATATCGCCGAACCCCAGGGTCGACATCACGGTCAGGGCCCAGTAAAGACCGGTAATCGCTGAGTAGTCACGCCCCTCGTGGAGCATGATGACATGAAACAGGTAGCTGTAGATGGACACCAAAACAATCAGGAAAACGGTGAACTTCACCAGCGAGAGGGCGTTGCGGCGGACCACATGGTTCCGGACGAAAAAAAACATAAGCGAAGGGAGAAATTTCATGGCAAAATCATTAGACTAAAAAGAGATTCGCAGAACAGTACATCATGGTTTCCCTGACAACAAGACCTCTCTGCCAATGAATCTCCCGACTCAGAAACAGGTACTCTTCCAAAAATCCTGGTATAGACGTGGTTGCAACAAAAACAGCCGCAGCGAATATCCTGTGCGCAAAACGTTCATCAACCCATCTGAAATCGGACCGGCAACTCTTGCTTTTTACAAAGAGAACTGTATGTTGGCAACAGCTGTTCAACTGTATCGTGACAATGCGCACCGAAACACATCACAGGGATGAACATGCACACTGCTCTCTGCCTGTCACTCCTTTGACATGCACAGCCATGACACGGCAAGATCAATGAAAAACACGCTCCCCAGTCAGGCGGAAAGAGGAGTATTCCTTTCTGTGCTGCAACCGGGTCTGTACAGCATTCGTCTGAAAAATCAGCCGGCACTCCATCAAACCACCCACCCTGGAGGAACATGATCTCCGTCAACACCATTATCTTAATGACCGGCATTCTCCTGCTGCTCGGCATCGGTTCAAGTAAGTTCTCAACCCGAATCGGTATGCCGATGCTCGTTCTCTTCCTGGGCGTCGGTATGCTGGCAGGGTCAGAGGGTATTGGTCGGATTGCCTTTGAAGACTATCATTTTGCCAACATCATCGGCAGTATAGCCCTGGCGGTGATCCTCTTTGATGGTGGTCTGCATACCACACTCCAGGCGGTACAGACATCGTGGCGAGCCGCTCTTCCCCTTGCCACCGTGGGTGTACTGCTGACCTCGGTACTCACCGGTGCTGCTGCAGCCTGGATCCTCGGCATCCCTCTTCTGCACGGTATGCTGCTTGGTTCCATCGTCGGTTCCACAGATGCGGCCGCTGTTTTTTCAACGCTGCGCACCAGCGGACTGCGGCTTTCGCCACGCGTTACCGCGATCCTTGAGGTGGAGAGCGGCTCCAACGACCCCATGGCTATTTTTCTCACTGTTGCTCTTATCAGCCTGATCATGGGCACGGCCAACTCGTTCTCGGAAATGATCCTCTTTTTCATCCTCCAGTTCGGTGTCGGCAGCATAGTGGGTATTGGCGGCGGTTTCGCGGCTGTCTGGCTGGCCAATCGAATCAATCTTGACTATCCCGGTCTTTATCCGATTCTGGTGCTTGCCTGCGGCCTGCTTATCTTTGGAGTGGCTGCTGTTTTTGAGGGCAGCAGCTTTCTTGCCGTTTACCTTGCCGGGATTGTCCTGGCCAACAAGTCCCTGGTGTACCGCAACGGAATCCTTCAGTTTCACGATGCTGCAGCCTGGCTCAGCCAGATCGTGCTGTTTGTTATGCTTGGCCTGCTCAGCTTCCCCAGCCGCCTGACAACGGTTGCCCTGGATGGGCTGATCGTGGCCCTGGTGCTCATCTTCATCGCCAGACCGGTGGCAGTGTGGCTTTCTATTTTTCCCCTGCGTCTCAATCTCCGGGAACTCACCTTTCTCTCCTGGGTCGGTCTTAAAGGCGCTGTCCCGGTCACCCTGGCCACCTTTCCCCTCCTCGCGGGGGTACCGCACAGCCAGCTGATCTTCAACGTTGTGTTTTTTGTAGTGTTGATCTCCGCCATTACCCAGGGATGGTCGCTGGCTCCGGTTGCCCGCTGGCTCCGTCTGGGCATACCAGCGGACACCACCCCGCCGATCACTATGGAAATCAACGCGCTGCGCCATGTGGACGGTGAAATTGTCGAGTACCGGGTTGCGGCCAATTCACTGGTTGCCGACAAAACTCTCCGTGACCTCGCCCTTCCCTACGACATGACCGTCACCCTGGTGGTTCGGGATGATGAGGTGATCATGCCGCGGGGCAGCACAGTGCTTAAACCGGGTGATAAGGTGTTCGTGGCCATGCGTAAAAAAATCAAACCGCTCCTGGATTGCCTGTTTGATACCTGTGCAGAACCGTTGATCCTGCATCCCGGCGAACGTATCATCTTTCGTGCCGACCACACTGTCCGTCAACTCTGCACCCTCTTCTCCCTCGGCTGTCAGCAGGAAGTGCAGGATACCCTGGGTTCGCTGATCAAAGACACGCAGCTCAGTGCTCCGTACCGGCTCGGCCCCTTTCTCGTCACCCCCGGAACAGATGCCAAACTCGTCACCCTGGTGTATTCTCCACTTGAAATCAGCACGTTAAACATCAGTAATCAACCGATACCTCAAATCACGCCGGAAACTGATCAGGCGCACAATCTATCATGAGGCAGGTCTACAGCCGAAATTTACCCGGCAACCGGCCCCTTGTCGGCTTGATTTGACAGGAGCATGTCATGCGTAATTTTCAGAATATCCTCTATGTCAGCACCGGCCTGAGCGATGAAACCGAAGGTCTTAAGCATGCCCTGGCCCTGGCCCATACCAACGATCTTCCACTGACCTTTTTCCTGACGTTCCCGAGACTGGGCACAGCTGAGCAGGCGTATCAGGAAAAATTTCAGGCGTTTCTCGTCCAGCAGGCAGAGACCGCCCTTGAAAATGCCCGGGCAGCTCTCCAGCTGGCCGACAATGTCCCTCTTGTTCGCCTGGTTGTTGAAGACGATCAAAAATCACCGATCAGCAGCATTGTCCGTCGTGTGCAGCAGCATGAGCATGACCTGCTGATTAAAGAGGCCGAGCCACAGGAAGAGCCCGGCTTCAAGACCATGGACATGACACTGCTGCGACAGTGTCCCTGCTCTATCTGGCTGGCTCATCCGATCACCCGGTCTCACCGGGATATCCGGGTGGCAGCGGCGGTCAATCCGGAAAACCGCGATCAGCTCCACCGCGATCTGTCACTGTGGATACTGGAGATCAGCCGGACCCTGGCCGGTTACTGCAACGGCCGGCTGGATATCTGTTCCTGCTGGGATTTTGAATTTGAACGATACCTGCGGGGCAGCAGCCTGGCCGACATGCCGGATCGCAACATCCTCGGCGCTGTTGACTATGCAGAGGCTGCACATTTTGCCGAACTCAACGACCTCATCCATGAGGCAGGTATTGATGAGCCCTTTCATGTTCACCGATTAAAAGGCCGGCCGGAAGACCGGATCCCCGCCTTTGTCCGCGGCAGAGGCATTGATATCCTGGTCATGGGCTCCATGTCCAGAACCGGTATTGCCGGATTTTTCATAGGCAATACGGCTGAAGACATCATCAACCAGCTCAACTGCACCCTGGTGGCCCTCAAGCCGGTCACACTCATCGAGTCGGCCGGTATTTAAGCCACAGGTACACCGGCTCTGTGCCCTGAACCACGGCCATGGACAGTCTTCCTGTCCATGGCCATCGGTTGCAGCGCAGCGGTTCAATCAGCGAATAAAATTCATCGCTATCTTGTTTTCACGTTCCGGCGGGGGGACAGCTCCCTTACCGTGTTCAATCAGGCGTAACAGCCAGGCCATATTCTTGGCAAGGACCCGCATAATCTGCCGACCTTCCTCATCTTTCATCACCTCGCCCGGCCGCGTCCCGTGAACAACGTTCCAGTAGTTGGACGTCGGTATCAGCATCTCGGCATAACAGAGAAAATTGTTCAGCTGATTAAAGGCGGGTAAGCCGCCGGAACGGCGAACAGCCACCACCGATGCACCCACCTTATGCCGCAGCATACTGTCATTGGCACCGGTTACATAAAACGCCCGGTCAAGAAAGGACTTCATGGTCCCGGCCACAGCCGAATAGTGCACCGGTGTTCCCAGCAGGATACCGTCCGCCCCCTTCATCAGCTGAATCCACTCATTAACCGGATCGTCGGTCTGGATACACTGTTCATTCTTCATCTTAAAGCACTGGCCGCAGGCAAGGCAGCCCCGAACCGGCTTGTTGCCGACATGAACGATCTCTGTGGCAATGTTCTGCTTTTCCAGCTCCTCTGTGACCATGGACAACGCATGCCAAGTGTTGCCCTTTGCATTCGGGCTACCGTTGAAGGCGACAATTTTCATGTGGACTCTCCTTGACTAATCATGATGCATTTCTTTTCTTTTCCCAGTAAAGTGACTACCTTGTACCATACTTTACTCCACGTGAACAATGTACTTTTCCAAACAGGGGGTAACTTGGCATGGCAGCATCACCTCAATCAGCATCAGCGCAATCCGCTTTTAACGGTTTAACCCCGGAGCGCATCCTACAGACGGTTGAAACCAGTCTCAACACCACCTGTACCAACCTCTGTCGCCCATACAACAGTTATATCAACCGCGTGTATGAGATAGAAACCAGTGATGGCGTCGGCCTGGTGGTCAAATTTTATCGTCCCGGCCGATGGTCGCAGCAGGCAGTCCAGGAGGAGCATGATTTTCTGTTGGAACTGGCAGCCGAAGAGATCCCTGTGATCGCACCGTGTGCCTTGCGTCAGGGCGGCACCCTCGGTGTTGATGACAACCTCCTGTATGCCGTGTTTCCACGCAAAGGCGGCAGAGGTGTTGACGAGCTCAATGAGGAACAGTGGTTAGCCATTGGTCGTCTGCTCGGTCGTGTCCATATGGTGGGAGCACGGTCGACGGCCCAGCATCGCAACCGGATGCACCCTGCCGTGACCACCGCGGCCCAGGTGGACTATATCCTCGCCAGCGGGCTCATTCCCAAGGATCTTAAGCAGGCCTATCAACACATAAGTCAGCAGATCATCGCTGTGATTGAGCCGCTTTTTGCCGATCAGGCCTATAGCCGCATCCATGGTGACTGCCACCGTGGCAACCTGATTGATCGCCCCGGGGAATCGCTCTATCTGATAGATTTCGACGACATGGTCCTCGGTCCACCGGTGCAGGATATCTGGATGCTGCTCCCCGGCCCTCTTGAGGAAGGTACCGTTGAAATCGACCTGTTCATTGAAGGATACGAGACCTTCCGCCCCTTTGATCGCTCCAGCCTTCGTCTGATAGAACCGTTACGAGCCATGCGATTTATCCATTATACCGCCTGGTGTGCCCTGCAGGTGGTTGAGGATGGGAAGACCTGCGTGTATCCTGACTTTGGATCCCGTCAATACTGGGAGGATGAAATTGCAGACCTGCACGATCAGTGGGAGCGCATCAGGTCTGCCATACACGCCCCTGACAACCGGCTTGAGCATGCCTGGTGAAGCAGTGCATCCGCTTTCCGGCGTGATGGAACTGCTCAAATAAGAATCAGGCTCGTTTTGTCGCCCACAGGGTACAGGCTAAAAAATACTTCCACAGATCCCCGATTCCCTGTATAGTTGCCGGCGGATGGAAGCATTTCAAAGTCCAACCTGGCGGGTTGTGCAGAAGTACAGCTGTACGATTGTCACTTGCCAAGGAACACAAAAGTATTTTCGGAGGTTTTTCATGAAACGGATATGCAGGCTTGCAGTTTTCGCAATCGCCGCCCTTGCTCTGGCCGGATGCGGTGCTGCCACTATTGCCCCAAACTATCACTCCACTGATCCTGAGCTCATGCGCGTCGGTGGTGATATGCCTGGTCAGAAAGAACCAGAAATCATCAACATGGGTTCCTACTGTCTCAAAGTGGTTGATACGTGGAAAAGTGAAGGCCAAACACCGGACGGACAACCGATCTGGACAAAAGACAGCTTTCGTAACGTTGTCCCCTGCCGTTAACCATCTCATCTGTCCGGCGTCCGAATCTTCGGGCGCCGGAACACTGCCATACCTCCTCTCTCCCTCTCCCACCCCACACAACGCGTCTTCCCGGCACACAGTATCTGCTGAGGGTACAGCCGCCTTCCGACAACCTGTACGCTGCACACTGTATTGCGATTGGTGCCCGACCATACATTGATACAAGCAGATGGCCCGGTGTTGTCAATAAAAGGTATTTTGTAGCCGTTATGACGGAAAATACGTAGAAAAAGGGATTTTTTTAAGTATGATATGTATAAACCCTTTTCCTTTACCGTGCCGTGGCTGCCGATCCTACTTCAGAACTCATCCAGCACCTTCGTCGCCCCGACTTAAGCATACTGGGCAATGCCATCCGTTCTCTGCCGCCTGCTCAATGGCAAACCCGTATGTTTTTTATGGGAGTGGCGGACAAAGAACTCAAACACCACACCAACGAATCCTTTCCCAGAACACTGCGTAAAACGCAGAACACCCATCCGGTGTTTGTCCTCCGGCAGGGCACCACCGGCCACCAGCTCTGCCCCTGTTCTTCAAAAGGAAATCTGCGAAAACACCGTTACATCACCAAAGGTTGTCAGCTCGACATGACCTCGCAGGTTATGGACAGGAACTCCTTTTTGATCGAACAGTACGTGTTCATCCTTCCTCTGGATCACTGCTTCCAAAAACGTCCCTTCTTTTTTGGACGCGTTCCAGACTGCTGTATCCGTGATCAGCGGGATATGTGGACATGACGCAATCGACATCATCCCTGCTCGACAGCTTTCATCAGTGGCTGGCCTCATTACAGACAACCACTTCAATCATAAGGTTTGTCACAGCTGAATATCGCAAACCGAGCAACAGCAATCTATTCAGCGGGTATGAGGTGGAAGATCTCCATCAGGAGTTTCTCCTCTTCATCCTCGACACCTTTCTGACACCCGCAAAGCTGACCGCCGAAACAGTTCCTCTGCTTCGTACAGCCCAGTATCCACGCATCATTCAACTGGCCTGGAACAAGTTCCTCTGGCAGTGTCGGGAAACCGCCCGCAGTAAACGACATAACCCGCGCGGTTACCTGTATCGGCGGCTGCGGGAGACCATCCAACAGGCTAAAAAACGTTTTACTGTTTCCCGTTCTCAACAGGGCTACCCGCTCTACATCCCTGCGGGACACGCTGTTCAACAGGCACATCCCTTTTGTCTCCCTGACAACGAACAGATCAACGGGTATGGACTCTGGCCTGCACCTCCGCCGGCAGAAGGGAAGATTCCGGAAAAGTATCTGTTTGAGCGTGACTGGCTCCTGGATACTGCCGACTTTTTCTGGCTGCTGGTCGTACAGCGTACAGCCGGCCCCCTCACCGTTCCCATCCGGGAACTCAGCCGCTATATCGCTGACCATCACCCCTGGCTGAACATACCGCAGCGCTATGAAAAAGAGGGTTCAGACATTACACAACACCTCCGCGCACAAGAACGGTCACCGGAAAAACAGCTGCTGTACAACAGTGCCCTGCACTCTGTCGCCCAGCTGGCAAAACAACTCGTTGCCACCTGGCCCATTGAGCAGCAACAGGTTTTTGCACTGCGGTTTGCCGACCCGCCGGTAACGGGGAAAGCCATTACCCGCAATCTCGGCTTTACCAGTCAGAGCCGGGCCTATGGACTGGAACAAAAGGCTAAAGAGTCGATCACACAGTTTACACGCAGCTGGCCGGGTATTCCACTTTCTGAGCTGCCCGAGGAGGTGGCAGTGATCTTTATCGAAGAAATAAAACGACTGTGCAAAAAAAGCCTCTCCTGACCGTAATAACAGGTACAAACCTTTTTTATATTCTGTCTACACACCATGGAAATATACTCTTCCGACCTCATCGATCATCCAGCCTGGCAACAGGCATGGCGGCTTCGGTGCTGCCCGCCTGACCACCTGCTGACCCAGCCGCCCAATGCCCTGCTCACCGAACATCTCAACATCTGTCCCTGGTGTCAGGAAAACCTGACCATGCCCCCCTGGCCAACACCTGCACCTGAGGAACTGATCATTAAAAGGGCCAAACCATCTCCCGGGCAACTCTATACCCTTGATCCTCAGCTGGCCGGCTGGGGACCCAAGGCACGCTACTACAACCCGCCGGTGGTACTTATCCTGGCCTGCCCGGATGAGCACTCGGTCCTTGTCAGTCAGACCTATGGCGACCCGGCCATGGCCGGGCCCGGGGATATTGAACTGGGATCCACATTCACCGGTTTTGCTCAACCCTGGAACTGCTACACCCTGCAGCAGACGGACCTGGATCTCTGCCTCGGCACTGTTGACAAACAGGTTGCCCCCCATGTGCAGCACCAACACAAAGCCCCCTGGTTTGATCCCAAGCCGGGATCTCTTCTGTGGTTTTTTCGCCATATGGAGGTCGAAACCGGCTATTTTTTCAGTAGCCGGGCAGTCAGCGAATTGATCACTGCACATGACAACAGGCTGCTTACAGGTATAACCAGCATAAATAAAAAACGTATGCTCGAAGATTTACACGGCCTGCCGGTTCGGCTTCCATCTTCTGCTACTGCCACAACCTCCCCGCTTGAGCTGCTTTTCCGGGCAGAGTCGGACCTGCAACAGCTCCCCTTGGCTGCAGCAGACACAAAAACCCAACCCGCTCTTATCTTTACTGTTAAGAACAATCAGCTCACCACAGCACACACCGCAGACATTGTGCTATCAGGAACTGACTATGCTAACGGCCTGCTGACCATCACCGGCACAATTGCCTCCCTGCCGCCCGGCAACCATGCCTGGCTCTTTCGCTGGCATGTTGATGGTCAACTCATCGAACCCGCGGCTGAACATACCGGATACGATAACCAGCTGTTCTGGGTCACCTTCATGCTTACACCGGCACAGACCCGGCCTCCGGCCCGTCTGGTTGTTCGTCTCCTTTGCGAGCCGTCCGGATGAACGGTTCAACACACCATTGGTCCGAACTCGTAGTCCTTCTGCGCAGCAGCAGTCTTGTCAGTAGCCGACGTCTGTATCGCCCCTGCCCGATACCTCTGCCACCAGAATCCATGCTTAACAGTCTGTACGAGCTGGCCGAGCACCAGGGGCTTCTTCCTCTTTTTAAACGCCATCTGCTCACCAGTCTGGTCCTGCCGGCCACGTCACCGTCACACAACAATCAGCTGGCCTCTATCCTTGCCGACACCTTTCCCGATTATCCAATGGATAGTCTTTTGCAGGCAAACTGGTGCTGTGTCCCCATCCTCACCTGTCAACAGACGAGCGGCTCGGTTGTCTGGTTGCTCCTGGGTCGCCTTCCCGGTACGGCAACAGTCACCTTTCATGGCCATCCACAACCTGCAATCAGCAGCAGTGAAGCTGCATCTGCGGCACGGTCGGCTGTTCAACGGTTTGTACACTCAGCACAGTACGAGTTTCTCGGCCTTTTTCTCCAGCATCCGGATGACCCGCCGATCACCGGTGGTTCACTCGGCCTGCCCCTGGCTCTGGGCATGCTGCTTCTTGACCGGCACAAACAGTGGCCACCAGGTGTTTTTGCCAGTGGCGGTATCACCGCAGATGGCAGTATACAGCCTGTTACCGGTGAAGAATGCAAGTACGAGGCCGTGGTCACAGACCTCAACCTGTTGCTCTACCCGGAGACCGGCTTGCCGGCAGCTTTCCCGGAGGATACCAGGGTGGTGCGCTGCAGAACCCTGGCCGATGCAATCCTTGCCCTTGATCTTCTTGCAGTTGACACTGACCCCCAACAGATTGCCCACTACCGTACCTGTCTGTCACGTCCTGAACTCTTTTTAAAGGAGTTTGCCACCCTGCCAATCACGTTACTTGCTCTTCCAGAAGGTCGTCGGCTCCTTACCCGCATACAAAACAAACGAAAACACCTCTTCCCAGAGCTGACCAGCTGCCTGAACGCCTGCCAGAACGCCCCGGAACGGGCAAAAACAATCGCCCGACTTCTGAGCCCGGATGATGTGGCCCTGCTGAGCCAACAGGGAGACGATGCAGCGGTTACTGCCCTTGACTGGTGTATTGCCTGCATTGCCATAACCAACCGCCGCGGCCTGGTAACTGAAAGTACCGGTTGGATCAACCTGGCCCGCAATATAGGTAGACAGCTTTCCACCAAAAAGAAGGCTGACTACACCAACCACCTGTTTGTCACCACCCGGTTCAACTGTTATTGGTTTGCTCCCGACCCACCGGCAGAATTTTCCCGTTATCTGCAGACGGAAGAGCAGATCTATCAGCTCGATCAGTGCGACAACCGTCGCCTTGGCGCTATGTACGGCACCCTGGCACAGAACTACGGATTCTGCGGACCACAGTACAGAAAAGAGTTTATCGACTGTATCTCCAAGACGGAACAAACCTTTGGCCGATCGTATCACCACCAGAAAATGCGGCTTTTTGCCTATCAGATCTACAGCCTTTTAGACTGTTCCCAACTCCAGGAGGCAACAACACTGCTCCACCACTACCTGCAACTGCCCGAAAAGAGCACACCTGGGCAATGGATAGATCGGGCAGTCACACTCAACAACACCCCCACAGAACACACTGCCTTTCAGATCGCGGTTGTCTGTCGTCTACTGGTAGAACTCGCCAACACTGACCAGCTGTTGATCCAGCCTTCTCGGGTCGATCAACTGGCCGCTCTTCTGCCCGCACACCTTATTCACCCCTGGCAGCTGATCGCCTATAATCTTGGCCGACTTGCCCTGATAACCAAACAGCAACAGCGGGCAACTTTCCTGTTTCAGCGTTCTGTCATGGCCTGCACAACAGCAAAGGG
It includes:
- a CDS encoding LTA synthase family protein, whose translation is MMNALKKAVRFLSPVALTAVCMLPALFRLSTSGLSRPIGLLSDIAVGVLLYAIARCSPAWLRVPLVILWGVFQATSIELFAALQRLPTWQDLHYLTDADFVGASVAGFKLSAPWVVGALVVLPILVAVRPAPRSRLKGGILVGAAALCLFLAQGVAGGRYDEQPVADRYNGLQWFAEDAVSSMIFYLTQGSEEATLPETLQRSDLMGTALLSEKGQAKNVLIVVLEGVSNYYYPELRHAMAVESDTLTMENLAKNTTQAMLIPDFSVHSHQTIRGLYSILCGDYSKLSFDTPKAFELLLDPARAGECLPAQLADNGWSTHYLQAAGLQFMAKDKVMEVIGFQQVHGSEWFTEPNPFAFEWGPIDDVFFRGARTYIRELRNKKAPWMLTLLTVGTHQPYGVTDEAAERYGSRRMASVVALDRAVGRFIRELRQDGVFKDTLVVFTSDESHGSAVADWISSWGLGIVLAPEQKQLPRIKTGGYGLVDITVSVLDYLQLPVPSSLIGRSFFRDYERPRDMVSYTASKLRWLTEDNLRYECTTGSGSCRVGKATSILGDPPAEFQRDTSGQGAKILAIARLLDNKLQTQAGPRVLRFARGEVLKLPEKMANEWYENLVGAQYLDFPAKSTVHVSVRVKAVKAPTRGVTLNLLVKEWNEDSQAFPFDNFPVLHTGEEGRVEFSFYNPKQRQSVSFFLVGEGKDGLVQLEDFTVTIDQGKT
- a CDS encoding potassium channel family protein, whose translation is MKFLPSLMFFFVRNHVVRRNALSLVKFTVFLIVLVSIYSYLFHVIMLHEGRDYSAITGLYWALTVMSTLGFGDITFNSDLGKCFSIVVLLSGIILFLIVLPFTFIKYFYAPWLEAQRKSRIPRQLPAEITKHVIITCFDPIGIALVQRLKQYGHSYVFLVTEVQQAIDLVDQGYRVLVGELDDADTYLRARVDRAAMVVVLNDDMKNTSIVYTVREISPHVPIIANADMDDSVAILRLAGCSHVFQFMNMLGHSLARRTLGARTHSNIIGRFEELVIAEALAMRTHLVGRTIREIGLRQATGLNIVGLWSRGYFSLPHPETKIESSTVLVLVGTTEQLDAYGAFVGESQPPNSAPILILGGGRVGRAAADTLREQGVAHRVVEKNPRICEDMENCIVGSAADYQTLIKAGIESAPSVFITTHNDDVNIYLTIYCRHLRPDIQIISRATPDRNITGLHAAGADLVMSHASIVVNTIINILTPGKVLMVTEGLNIFRCPVHPQLVGKSILNSGIRESTGCSVIAVFHDGELHINPDPGMILSAEDELLMIGTIFSEKAFAKKYPDV
- a CDS encoding potassium/proton antiporter — translated: MISVNTIILMTGILLLLGIGSSKFSTRIGMPMLVLFLGVGMLAGSEGIGRIAFEDYHFANIIGSIALAVILFDGGLHTTLQAVQTSWRAALPLATVGVLLTSVLTGAAAAWILGIPLLHGMLLGSIVGSTDAAAVFSTLRTSGLRLSPRVTAILEVESGSNDPMAIFLTVALISLIMGTANSFSEMILFFILQFGVGSIVGIGGGFAAVWLANRINLDYPGLYPILVLACGLLIFGVAAVFEGSSFLAVYLAGIVLANKSLVYRNGILQFHDAAAWLSQIVLFVMLGLLSFPSRLTTVALDGLIVALVLIFIARPVAVWLSIFPLRLNLRELTFLSWVGLKGAVPVTLATFPLLAGVPHSQLIFNVVFFVVLISAITQGWSLAPVARWLRLGIPADTTPPITMEINALRHVDGEIVEYRVAANSLVADKTLRDLALPYDMTVTLVVRDDEVIMPRGSTVLKPGDKVFVAMRKKIKPLLDCLFDTCAEPLILHPGERIIFRADHTVRQLCTLFSLGCQQEVQDTLGSLIKDTQLSAPYRLGPFLVTPGTDAKLVTLVYSPLEISTLNISNQPIPQITPETDQAHNLS
- a CDS encoding universal stress protein, with the translated sequence MRNFQNILYVSTGLSDETEGLKHALALAHTNDLPLTFFLTFPRLGTAEQAYQEKFQAFLVQQAETALENARAALQLADNVPLVRLVVEDDQKSPISSIVRRVQQHEHDLLIKEAEPQEEPGFKTMDMTLLRQCPCSIWLAHPITRSHRDIRVAAAVNPENRDQLHRDLSLWILEISRTLAGYCNGRLDICSCWDFEFERYLRGSSLADMPDRNILGAVDYAEAAHFAELNDLIHEAGIDEPFHVHRLKGRPEDRIPAFVRGRGIDILVMGSMSRTGIAGFFIGNTAEDIINQLNCTLVALKPVTLIESAGI